The Armatimonadota bacterium genome has a segment encoding these proteins:
- a CDS encoding FAD-binding protein, which translates to MKETPGLLEGLRAIYPRDRILTRPAELAPYESDALTGFRARPLAVVLPETQDEVIATVRWCNREGVPFVPRGSGTSLSGGSLPVEGGIVIALNRLNRILRLDPEERIVVVEPGVANLEVSRAAAPYGLHYAPDPSSQGVCTIGGNVAFNSGGAHCLKYGMTANHVLGIKAVLADGEVVRFGGESLEGVGPDLVGIFVGSEGLFGIALEITLHLVPRPEAYRTVLAAYRSLEEAGEAVARVVASGLLPGAIEIMDRLSLEAVEAAVGAGYPRDAAAVLIVELEGEEPEVEAELRQLWEVIHLSGPTEVRLAKDEVERQKIWKGRKGAFSAVGRLSPDYLVQDGVVPRTRLGQALREIERLSAAYGLRVANVFHAGDGNLHPLILYDGRNPGELERAEALAGEILRMCIRLGGSITGEHGVGMEKRAFLAEMFTGADLAVMRRLRRAMDPQELSNRGKMFPPEPEAATVGA; encoded by the coding sequence ATGAAGGAGACCCCGGGTCTGCTGGAAGGGCTGCGGGCCATCTACCCCCGCGACCGGATCCTCACACGGCCCGCGGAGCTGGCGCCGTACGAATCCGACGCCCTCACGGGCTTCCGGGCCCGGCCGCTCGCGGTGGTGCTGCCCGAGACGCAGGATGAGGTGATCGCCACCGTGCGATGGTGCAACCGGGAGGGGGTGCCGTTCGTGCCCCGGGGGAGCGGCACGAGCCTTTCGGGAGGCAGCTTGCCCGTGGAGGGCGGAATCGTCATCGCCCTCAACCGGCTGAACCGGATCCTGCGCCTGGACCCGGAGGAGCGCATCGTGGTGGTGGAGCCGGGGGTGGCGAATCTCGAGGTCTCCCGGGCCGCGGCCCCCTACGGCCTGCACTACGCTCCGGACCCCAGCAGCCAGGGCGTGTGCACCATCGGCGGGAACGTGGCGTTTAACTCGGGAGGGGCCCACTGCCTCAAGTACGGGATGACCGCTAACCATGTGCTCGGCATCAAGGCGGTGCTGGCCGATGGGGAGGTGGTGCGGTTCGGCGGCGAGAGCCTGGAGGGGGTGGGGCCGGACCTGGTGGGGATCTTCGTGGGCTCCGAAGGGCTTTTCGGCATCGCCCTGGAGATCACCCTGCACCTGGTGCCGCGTCCCGAGGCATACCGTACCGTACTCGCCGCCTACCGGAGCCTGGAGGAGGCAGGGGAGGCCGTGGCACGGGTGGTGGCCTCGGGGCTGTTGCCCGGGGCCATCGAGATCATGGACCGGCTCAGCCTCGAGGCCGTGGAGGCCGCGGTGGGCGCGGGATACCCCCGGGATGCCGCGGCCGTGCTCATCGTGGAGCTGGAGGGGGAGGAACCGGAGGTGGAGGCGGAACTGCGCCAGCTGTGGGAGGTGATCCATCTCTCCGGACCTACGGAGGTGCGCCTCGCCAAGGACGAGGTGGAGCGACAGAAGATCTGGAAGGGGCGGAAGGGGGCGTTCTCCGCGGTGGGACGGCTCAGCCCAGACTATCTGGTACAGGACGGGGTGGTGCCGCGCACCCGGCTCGGACAGGCCCTGCGGGAGATCGAGCGCCTAAGCGCCGCCTACGGTCTGCGGGTGGCCAACGTCTTCCACGCGGGAGACGGCAACCTTCACCCCCTCATCCTGTACGACGGTCGAAACCCCGGCGAGCTGGAGCGGGCGGAAGCGCTGGCGGGGGAGATCCTGCGGATGTGCATCCGCCTGGGAGGGTCCATCACGGGCGAGCACGGGGTGGGGATGGAGAAGCGGGCCTTCCTGGCGGAGATGTTCACAGGGGCGGATCTCGCCGTCATGCGCCGCCTGCGGCGCGCCATGGATCCCCAGGAGCTCTCAAACCGGGGCAAGATGTTCCCGCCGGAGCCGGAGGCTGCTACAGTGGGGGCATGA
- the aceB gene encoding malate synthase A, producing MAIAARGVEVLKDAGPDQSLVLTPQALEFVAALHREFDGTRKALLARRKERQRELSAGILPDFPSETRHIRESTWTVAPAPADLQDRRVEITGPVDRKMMINALNSGAQVFMADFEDALSPIWTNVISGQKNLMDAVRRTIEYVSPEGKTYRLADRTATLLVRPRGWHLVERHVRVDGEPICASLFDFGLYFFHNARELLERGTGPYFYLPKLESYREARLWNEVFCFAQDRLGIPRGTIRATVLIETILAAFEMDEILWELRDHASGLNAGRWDYIFSVIKKFRDRPELVFPDRAQVTMTVPFMHAYTELLVRTCHRRGAHAIGGMAAFVPSRKDPRVNETAFAKVREDKERESAQGFDGTWVAHPDLVPIAREPFDRVLEDRPHQKHRLREEVRVTARDLLDFRVPGGRITEQGLWNNVSVALQYLEAWLQGTGAVAIYNLMEDTATAEICRAQLWQWIHHRAKMEDGTPVTPDLYRSVREKEVTRLMAERQTPSALHEAAELLDRLVLEEEFTEFLTLLAYDRLE from the coding sequence ATGGCCATCGCGGCGCGCGGCGTGGAAGTGCTCAAGGATGCGGGACCCGACCAGAGCCTGGTTCTGACCCCACAGGCTTTGGAATTCGTGGCAGCCTTGCACCGGGAGTTCGACGGAACCCGCAAGGCCCTGCTGGCGCGGCGGAAGGAGCGTCAACGGGAGCTCTCCGCTGGGATCCTGCCCGACTTCCCCTCCGAGACCCGGCACATCCGGGAGTCCACGTGGACCGTGGCTCCCGCGCCCGCGGACCTCCAGGACCGCCGGGTGGAGATCACGGGTCCTGTGGATCGCAAGATGATGATCAACGCCCTCAATTCAGGAGCCCAGGTGTTCATGGCGGATTTCGAAGACGCCCTCTCCCCCATCTGGACCAACGTGATCTCCGGACAGAAAAACCTCATGGACGCGGTGCGGCGCACCATCGAGTACGTGAGCCCAGAGGGCAAGACCTACCGGCTGGCAGACCGAACCGCTACCCTGCTGGTGCGTCCGCGGGGATGGCACCTGGTGGAGCGACACGTGCGGGTGGACGGGGAGCCCATCTGCGCCAGCCTCTTCGACTTCGGTCTGTACTTCTTCCACAATGCCCGGGAACTGCTGGAGCGCGGCACGGGACCCTACTTCTACCTGCCCAAGCTGGAAAGCTACCGGGAAGCTCGGCTGTGGAACGAGGTCTTCTGTTTCGCCCAGGACCGACTCGGGATCCCGCGGGGGACCATCCGGGCCACCGTGCTCATCGAGACCATCCTCGCGGCCTTCGAGATGGACGAGATCCTCTGGGAACTTCGGGACCATGCCTCCGGCCTCAACGCGGGCCGCTGGGACTACATCTTCAGCGTGATCAAGAAGTTCCGGGACCGCCCGGAGCTCGTATTCCCGGACCGAGCCCAGGTGACCATGACGGTGCCCTTCATGCACGCCTACACGGAGCTCCTGGTGCGCACCTGCCACCGCCGGGGCGCACACGCCATCGGGGGAATGGCGGCTTTCGTGCCAAGCCGCAAGGACCCCCGCGTGAACGAGACCGCCTTCGCAAAGGTCCGGGAGGACAAGGAGCGGGAATCCGCACAGGGCTTCGACGGCACCTGGGTGGCGCATCCGGACCTGGTGCCCATCGCCCGGGAGCCCTTCGACCGGGTCCTGGAGGACCGCCCGCACCAGAAGCACCGGCTGCGGGAGGAGGTGCGGGTAACCGCACGAGATCTTTTGGACTTCCGGGTTCCCGGAGGTCGCATTACGGAGCAGGGATTGTGGAACAACGTGAGCGTGGCCCTGCAGTACCTGGAGGCCTGGCTGCAGGGCACGGGGGCCGTGGCCATCTACAACCTCATGGAGGACACCGCCACCGCGGAGATCTGCCGGGCCCAGCTGTGGCAGTGGATCCACCACCGTGCGAAGATGGAGGACGGAACGCCCGTGACTCCGGACCTGTACCGATCCGTTCGCGAGAAGGAGGTGACGCGGCTCATGGCGGAGCGGCAGACCCCCTCTGCCCTCCATGAGGCCGCGGAGCTGCTGGACCGGCTGGTGTTGGAGGAGGAATTCACGGAGTTTCTTACCCTGCTAGCGTACGACCGCCTGGAATGA
- a CDS encoding IclR family transcriptional regulator: MGRPRITGRAGGDRTVRSLVRGLQVLEILARDPEQSLTEIARRAHLPFSTTHRLLETLRRRGFVAQVEESGRYRVGLKAFEVGTAFLASHRLPEVARPVMAELVKQLSETANLAVRDGREAVYVLQVESPRMLRLFAHPGARHPLYCTGVGKVLLAWEPEEKVRAMLGPGPLPRYTARTLTDPEAILQELRWVRARGYAVDREEREIGVRCVAAPVRDATGRVVAALSISAPVTRLPYRRFPEVARAVMAAARRISERMGFSGSPSTP; this comes from the coding sequence ATGGGACGTCCGCGGATCACCGGCCGGGCGGGCGGGGACCGCACCGTGCGGTCCCTGGTGCGGGGCCTGCAGGTGCTGGAGATCCTCGCGCGGGACCCGGAGCAGAGCCTCACGGAGATCGCCCGCCGGGCGCACCTTCCCTTCAGCACCACCCACCGCCTCCTGGAGACCCTCCGCCGTCGCGGATTCGTGGCCCAGGTGGAGGAATCCGGACGTTACCGGGTGGGGCTCAAGGCCTTCGAAGTGGGGACCGCGTTCCTCGCATCTCACCGGCTCCCCGAGGTAGCCCGGCCCGTCATGGCGGAACTGGTGAAGCAGCTGAGCGAGACCGCCAACCTCGCGGTGCGGGACGGCAGGGAGGCCGTCTACGTTCTGCAGGTGGAAAGCCCCAGGATGCTCAGGCTGTTCGCGCACCCCGGCGCGCGGCATCCCCTCTACTGCACAGGCGTGGGCAAGGTGCTGCTGGCGTGGGAGCCGGAAGAGAAAGTACGGGCCATGCTCGGACCAGGACCCCTTCCTCGCTATACGGCCCGGACCCTCACGGATCCGGAGGCGATCTTACAGGAACTGCGGTGGGTACGGGCGCGGGGATATGCCGTGGACCGGGAGGAGCGGGAGATCGGGGTGCGGTGCGTGGCGGCTCCCGTGCGCGACGCCACGGGGAGGGTGGTGGCGGCCCTTTCCATCTCCGCCCCCGTGACTCGTCTGCCGTACCGTCGCTTCCCTGAGGTGGCCCGGGCGGTGATGGCGGCGGCCCGACGCATCAGCGAGCGGATGGGGTTTTCCGGATCTCCGTCGACCCCCTAG